In Burkholderia sp. NRF60-BP8, a single window of DNA contains:
- the thiD gene encoding bifunctional hydroxymethylpyrimidine kinase/phosphomethylpyrimidine kinase — MTHPIPNILTIAGSDSGGGAGIQADLKTFSALGAYGASAITALTAQNTRGVTGVHAPDAAFVTAQLDAVFDDIRIDAVKIGMLANAAIVHAVADALRRYAPRFVVLDTVMISKSAHALLAPDAVDALRDTLLPLATVVTPNLPEAAALLNDAPASTEDDMVRQGQALLQTGARAVLMKGGHLPDASASPDWLVEATRTVRLEGARLPVGNTHGTGCTLSSAIAALLPQQPDLESAVRDAKTYLTGAIAASGHLDVGHGVGPVHHFHRWW; from the coding sequence ATGACGCACCCGATACCCAACATCCTGACGATCGCCGGCTCCGATTCGGGCGGCGGCGCAGGCATCCAGGCCGACCTGAAGACGTTTTCCGCGCTCGGCGCGTATGGCGCGAGCGCGATCACCGCGCTGACCGCGCAGAACACGCGCGGCGTGACGGGCGTGCACGCGCCGGACGCCGCCTTCGTGACCGCGCAACTCGACGCGGTGTTCGACGACATCCGCATCGATGCGGTCAAGATCGGGATGCTCGCCAACGCGGCGATCGTGCACGCGGTGGCCGACGCGCTGCGCCGTTACGCGCCGCGTTTCGTCGTGCTCGACACGGTGATGATCTCGAAGAGCGCCCACGCGCTGCTCGCGCCCGATGCCGTCGACGCGCTGCGCGACACGCTGCTGCCGCTCGCGACGGTCGTCACGCCGAACCTGCCCGAAGCGGCCGCACTATTGAACGATGCGCCCGCGTCCACCGAAGACGACATGGTCCGGCAAGGCCAGGCGTTGCTGCAAACGGGCGCGCGCGCCGTGTTGATGAAGGGCGGCCACCTGCCCGACGCGTCCGCGAGCCCCGACTGGCTCGTCGAAGCGACACGCACCGTGCGGCTCGAAGGCGCGCGCTTGCCGGTCGGCAACACGCACGGCACCGGCTGCACGCTGTCGTCGGCGATCGCCGCGCTGCTGCCGCAGCAGCCCGATCTGGAAAGCGCGGTACGCGACGCCAAGACCTACCTGACCGGCGCGATCGCCGCGAGCGGCCACCTCGACGTCGGCCACGGCGTCGGCCCGGTCCATCACTTTCATCGCTGGTGGTAA
- the lplT gene encoding lysophospholipid transporter LplT has product MKKGFYTIMAAQFFSSLADNALLIAAIALLKDLHAPNWMTPLLKLFFVLSYVVLAAYVGAFADSRPKGRVMFITNSIKVVGCMIMLFGAHPLIAYGIVGFGAAAYSPAKYGILTELLPADRLVAANGWIEGTTVSSIILGTVLGGALISPHIASHVIAHTPDWIGTPAEAAMAIIMAIYVIAALFNLRIPDTGARYPKQERGPVKLLTDFADCFMVLWRDKLGQISLAVTTLFWGAGATLQFIVLKWAEVSLNMSLSEGAILQAVVAVGVAGGAIAAAARIPLKKSLTVLPVGIVMGIAVMLMAFYTRDLFPSHWAVHFGHLRLPFYLIVAYVFLIGVGALSGYFVVPMNALLQHRGHVLLSAGHSIAVQNFNENLSVLVMLCLYAVLVWLDVPVGVVIVLFGTFVCLTMWLVMRRHQANQRQFDSVALIGESRH; this is encoded by the coding sequence ATGAAAAAAGGTTTTTACACCATCATGGCCGCGCAGTTTTTCTCGTCGCTGGCCGACAATGCGCTTCTCATCGCCGCCATCGCCCTGCTGAAAGACCTCCACGCCCCCAACTGGATGACACCGCTGCTGAAGCTGTTCTTCGTGTTGTCGTACGTGGTGTTGGCGGCGTATGTCGGTGCGTTCGCGGATTCGCGCCCGAAGGGCCGCGTGATGTTCATCACCAACTCGATCAAGGTAGTCGGCTGCATGATCATGCTGTTCGGCGCCCACCCGCTGATCGCATACGGGATCGTCGGCTTCGGCGCGGCGGCCTACTCGCCCGCCAAGTACGGGATTCTCACCGAACTGCTGCCGGCCGACCGGCTGGTCGCCGCGAACGGCTGGATCGAAGGCACGACCGTCAGCTCGATCATCCTCGGCACCGTGCTCGGCGGCGCGCTGATCAGCCCGCACATCGCATCGCACGTGATCGCGCACACGCCCGACTGGATCGGCACGCCCGCCGAAGCCGCGATGGCGATCATCATGGCGATCTACGTGATCGCCGCGCTGTTCAACCTGCGCATTCCCGACACGGGCGCCCGCTATCCGAAGCAGGAACGCGGCCCGGTCAAGTTGCTCACCGATTTCGCCGACTGCTTCATGGTGCTCTGGCGCGACAAGCTCGGCCAGATTTCGCTCGCGGTCACCACGCTGTTCTGGGGGGCCGGCGCGACGCTGCAGTTCATCGTGCTGAAATGGGCCGAGGTGTCGCTCAACATGTCGCTGTCCGAAGGCGCGATCCTGCAGGCCGTGGTCGCGGTCGGCGTCGCGGGCGGCGCGATCGCCGCCGCCGCCCGGATTCCGCTGAAGAAGTCGCTGACCGTGCTGCCCGTCGGCATCGTCATGGGCATCGCGGTGATGCTGATGGCGTTCTACACGCGCGACCTGTTCCCGTCGCACTGGGCCGTGCACTTCGGCCACCTGCGCCTGCCGTTCTACCTGATCGTCGCCTACGTCTTCCTGATCGGCGTCGGCGCGCTGTCCGGCTACTTCGTCGTGCCGATGAACGCGCTGCTGCAGCATCGCGGCCACGTGCTGCTGTCGGCCGGCCATTCGATCGCGGTGCAGAACTTCAACGAGAACCTGTCGGTGCTCGTGATGCTGTGCCTGTATGCGGTGCTCGTGTGGCTCGACGTGCCGGTCGGCGTCGTGATCGTGCTGTTCGGCACGTTCGTCTGCCTGACGATGTGGCTCGTGATGCGCCGCCACCAGGCGAACCAGCGTCAGTTCGACTCGGTCGCGCTGATCGGCGAATCGCGGCACTGA
- the alr gene encoding alanine racemase — protein MPRPISATIHTAALANNLSVVRRFAGPSKVWAVVKANAYGHGLARAFPGLRGTDGFGLLDLDEAVKLRELGWAGPILLLEGFFRSTDIDVIDRYSLTTTVHNDEQMRMLETARLSKPVNVQLKMNSGMNRLGYAPEKYRAAWERARACPGIGQITLMTHFSDADNERGVAEQLATFERGAANIAGARSLANSAAVLWHPDTHFDWVRPGIVLYGASPSGLSSDIADTGLKPAMTLASELIAVQTIAKGQAIGYGSTFSAQAPMRIGVVACGYADGYPRVAPEGTPVIVDGIRTRIVGRVSMDMITVDLTPCPQAGVGARVELWGNALPIDDVARHCGTIGYELMCAIAARVPVRAE, from the coding sequence ATGCCGCGCCCGATCTCCGCCACCATCCACACCGCCGCTCTCGCGAACAATCTCTCCGTCGTCCGCCGCTTTGCCGGCCCGTCCAAAGTCTGGGCGGTCGTCAAGGCCAATGCGTACGGCCACGGTCTCGCTCGCGCATTTCCGGGCCTGCGCGGCACCGACGGCTTCGGCCTGCTCGACCTCGACGAGGCCGTGAAGCTGCGCGAGCTCGGCTGGGCCGGCCCGATCCTGCTGCTCGAAGGCTTCTTCCGCTCGACCGACATCGACGTGATCGACCGCTACAGCCTGACGACGACCGTCCACAACGACGAGCAGATGCGGATGCTGGAGACGGCGCGGCTGTCGAAGCCCGTCAACGTGCAGCTCAAGATGAACAGCGGAATGAACCGGCTCGGCTACGCGCCGGAGAAGTATCGTGCCGCTTGGGAGCGCGCGCGCGCGTGCCCGGGCATCGGCCAGATCACGTTGATGACCCATTTTTCGGACGCGGACAACGAGCGCGGCGTCGCCGAGCAGCTCGCGACGTTCGAGCGCGGCGCGGCAAACATCGCCGGCGCGCGCAGCCTTGCGAATTCGGCGGCCGTGCTGTGGCATCCGGACACGCACTTCGACTGGGTGCGGCCGGGGATCGTGCTGTACGGGGCGTCGCCGTCCGGGTTGTCGTCCGATATCGCCGACACGGGGTTGAAGCCCGCGATGACGCTCGCGTCCGAGCTGATCGCGGTGCAGACGATCGCGAAGGGCCAGGCGATCGGCTATGGTTCGACGTTCTCCGCGCAGGCGCCGATGCGAATCGGCGTCGTCGCGTGCGGCTACGCGGACGGTTATCCGCGCGTCGCGCCGGAAGGCACGCCCGTGATCGTCGACGGCATCCGCACGCGGATCGTCGGTCGCGTCTCGATGGACATGATCACCGTCGACCTGACGCCGTGCCCGCAGGCCGGCGTCGGCGCGCGCGTCGAGCTGTGGGGCAACGCGCTGCCGATCGACGACGTCGCGCGCCATTGCGGCACGATCGGCTACGAGCTGATGTGCGCGATCGCCGCGCGCGTGCCGGTGCGAGCGGAATAA
- the tsaB gene encoding tRNA (adenosine(37)-N6)-threonylcarbamoyltransferase complex dimerization subunit type 1 TsaB has protein sequence MSAMTQTVLLAIDTSTEYCSVALLRSAPADDAVSTPQTWVRHEPTGAVSSTRVLPAIQELFAESGLTLADCDAIAFGAGPGSFTGLRTATGITQGLAFGSGLPVVPIGTLLACAEHARLRAPGTVRVLAALDARMDEAYWADFAWDDGAGDWRTVHPASLDAPGAVGVPDAPFVLAGNAAAAFGAQLPAAARAAAIDGDALPHALAVAHAALRAFRAGRAVPADQAAPEYVRDKVAQTTAERIAARAAQTGGANG, from the coding sequence ATGTCGGCCATGACGCAAACAGTGCTCCTCGCCATCGATACGTCGACCGAATACTGCTCGGTCGCGCTGCTGCGCTCGGCCCCGGCCGATGACGCCGTTTCCACCCCGCAAACCTGGGTCCGTCACGAGCCGACGGGCGCCGTATCGAGCACGCGCGTGCTGCCGGCGATCCAGGAACTCTTCGCCGAATCCGGGCTGACGCTCGCCGATTGCGACGCGATCGCGTTCGGCGCGGGCCCCGGCTCGTTCACGGGCCTGCGGACCGCGACCGGCATTACCCAGGGCCTCGCATTCGGGAGCGGGCTGCCGGTCGTGCCGATCGGCACGCTGCTCGCGTGCGCCGAGCACGCGCGGCTGCGCGCGCCCGGCACGGTCCGCGTGCTCGCCGCGCTCGACGCACGGATGGACGAAGCCTACTGGGCGGATTTCGCGTGGGACGACGGCGCCGGCGACTGGCGCACAGTGCATCCGGCGTCGCTCGACGCACCGGGTGCCGTCGGCGTACCCGACGCGCCGTTCGTCCTCGCCGGCAATGCGGCCGCGGCGTTCGGCGCGCAATTGCCGGCCGCCGCACGGGCCGCCGCGATCGACGGCGACGCGCTGCCGCATGCGCTGGCGGTCGCGCATGCCGCGCTGCGCGCGTTCCGCGCGGGGCGTGCGGTGCCGGCCGACCAGGCCGCGCCCGAATACGTGCGCGACAAGGTCGCGCAGACCACGGCCGAGCGCATCGCGGCACGGGCCGCGCAGACGGGCGGAGCGAACGGATGA
- a CDS encoding universal stress protein, whose product MFRHILVPTDGSELSKKAIDGAIDLARAVGARVTAYACLPQYPYSPFSEVIIEPPADFRARSEREARAHLEEVEAAAKAAGVACDTWTSVHPSPYLGIIEAAERGGCDVIFMASHGRRGLGSLLIGSETQRVLTHTKIPVIVYR is encoded by the coding sequence ATGTTCCGGCACATCCTCGTTCCAACCGACGGTTCCGAACTGTCGAAGAAGGCGATCGACGGTGCGATCGACCTGGCTCGTGCGGTCGGCGCGCGCGTGACGGCTTACGCGTGCCTGCCGCAATACCCGTACTCGCCGTTTTCCGAAGTGATCATCGAGCCGCCCGCCGATTTCCGCGCGCGCAGCGAGCGCGAGGCGCGTGCGCATCTCGAGGAGGTGGAAGCGGCCGCGAAGGCGGCCGGGGTCGCGTGCGACACGTGGACGAGCGTGCATCCGTCGCCGTATCTCGGCATCATCGAGGCGGCCGAGCGCGGCGGGTGCGACGTGATCTTCATGGCGTCCCACGGACGCCGCGGGCTCGGCAGCCTGCTGATCGGCAGCGAGACGCAGCGCGTGCTGACCCATACGAAAATTCCGGTGATCGTCTATCGGTAG
- the aceA gene encoding isocitrate lyase: MSRQQQAQELQQQWETDPRWKGIKRSYLAEDVVRLRGSIPIEHTLAKRGAEKLWSLINNEPFVNALGALTGNQAMQQVKAGLKAIYLSGWQVAGDANVAGEMYPDQSLYPANSVPLVVKRINNTLTRADQIQWSEGKNPGDEGYVDFFAPIVADAEAGFGGVLNAFELMKAMIEAGASGVHFEDQLASVKKCGHMGGKVLVPTREAVAKLSAARLAADVMGTPTVLVARTDAEAADLITSDVDDNDKPFLTGERTVEGFFRTKPGLEQAVSRGLAYAPYADLIWCETGKPDLEYAKKFAEAIHKQFPGKLLSYNCSPSFNWKKNLDDATIAKFQKELGAMGYKFQFITLAGFHALNYSMFNLAHGYARTQMSAFVELQQAEFAAADKGFTAVKHQREVGTGYFDAVTQTVEREASTTALHGSTEDEQFFDGKKVA, encoded by the coding sequence ATGTCGCGTCAGCAACAAGCACAGGAACTGCAGCAGCAATGGGAAACCGATCCGCGCTGGAAGGGTATCAAGCGCAGCTACTTGGCTGAAGACGTCGTCCGCCTGCGCGGCTCGATCCCGATCGAGCACACGCTGGCCAAGCGCGGCGCGGAAAAACTGTGGAGCCTCATCAACAACGAGCCATTCGTCAACGCACTCGGCGCGCTGACCGGCAACCAGGCGATGCAGCAGGTGAAGGCCGGCCTGAAGGCCATCTACCTGTCCGGCTGGCAAGTGGCCGGCGACGCGAACGTCGCGGGCGAAATGTACCCGGACCAGTCGCTGTACCCGGCAAACTCGGTGCCGCTCGTCGTGAAGCGCATCAACAACACGCTGACGCGCGCCGACCAGATCCAATGGTCGGAAGGCAAGAACCCGGGCGACGAAGGCTACGTCGATTTCTTCGCGCCGATCGTCGCCGATGCGGAAGCCGGTTTCGGCGGCGTGCTCAATGCGTTCGAACTGATGAAGGCGATGATCGAGGCCGGCGCATCGGGCGTCCACTTCGAGGATCAGCTCGCGTCGGTGAAGAAGTGCGGCCACATGGGCGGCAAGGTGCTCGTGCCGACGCGCGAAGCCGTCGCGAAGCTGTCGGCCGCGCGTCTCGCGGCCGACGTGATGGGTACGCCGACCGTGCTGGTGGCCCGCACCGACGCGGAAGCGGCCGACCTGATCACGTCCGACGTCGACGACAACGACAAGCCGTTCCTGACGGGCGAGCGCACGGTGGAAGGCTTCTTCCGCACGAAGCCGGGCCTCGAACAGGCAGTCTCGCGCGGCCTCGCGTACGCACCGTACGCGGACCTGATCTGGTGCGAAACGGGCAAGCCCGATCTCGAATACGCGAAGAAGTTCGCGGAAGCGATCCACAAGCAGTTCCCGGGCAAGCTGCTGTCGTACAACTGCTCGCCGTCGTTCAACTGGAAGAAGAACCTCGACGACGCGACGATCGCGAAGTTCCAGAAGGAGCTCGGCGCGATGGGTTACAAGTTCCAGTTCATCACGCTGGCCGGCTTCCATGCGCTGAACTACTCGATGTTCAACCTCGCGCACGGCTATGCGCGCACGCAGATGAGCGCGTTCGTCGAACTGCAGCAGGCGGAGTTCGCGGCAGCCGACAAGGGCTTCACGGCCGTCAAGCACCAGCGCGAGGTCGGCACCGGCTACTTCGACGCGGTGACGCAGACGGTCGAACGCGAAGCGTCGACGACCGCGCTGCATGGGTCGACCGAGGACGAACAGTTCTTCGACGGCAAGAAGGTCGCGTAA
- a CDS encoding uracil-DNA glycosylase produces MAWAEAALEELGLAQIWVRRGQRAGEGAAADAPAVAATATADVGSVVAADRPARAPEQDDAPAAVARGAAGGLPARESRAPAHGVVDGDRPPAQAVPSDSAALSDTVPPKADTSPAGDDDFAWFDAAPPGDGVPPAESRPAGTPVAALDWDALAARVADCTLCRLCEKRTNTVFGVGDREADWMLIGEAPGENEDKQGEPFVGQAGKLLDNMLQSLSLKRGDNVYIANVIKCRPPGNRNPEPDEVASCEPYLQRQVALVRPKLIVALGRFAAQTLLKTDASIASLRGRVHAYEGVPVIVTYHPAYLLRSLQDKSKAWADLCLARDTFRRAEGADANGPTGQ; encoded by the coding sequence ATGGCGTGGGCTGAAGCGGCGCTCGAGGAACTGGGCCTCGCGCAGATCTGGGTACGGCGCGGGCAACGCGCGGGCGAGGGCGCGGCAGCCGACGCGCCTGCCGTCGCGGCAACCGCGACGGCCGACGTCGGTTCCGTCGTCGCGGCCGATCGGCCGGCGCGTGCGCCGGAGCAGGACGACGCGCCAGCGGCCGTCGCGCGTGGCGCTGCCGGTGGCTTGCCGGCTCGCGAGTCGCGGGCGCCGGCGCACGGTGTCGTCGATGGCGATCGCCCGCCCGCGCAGGCTGTGCCGTCCGATTCGGCCGCATTGTCCGATACGGTGCCGCCGAAGGCTGATACGTCGCCCGCCGGGGACGACGATTTCGCATGGTTCGACGCGGCGCCGCCGGGCGATGGCGTGCCGCCCGCCGAATCGCGTCCCGCCGGCACACCGGTCGCCGCGCTCGACTGGGATGCCCTGGCCGCGCGCGTGGCGGACTGCACGCTGTGCCGTCTGTGCGAGAAGCGGACCAACACCGTGTTCGGCGTAGGCGACCGCGAAGCGGACTGGATGCTGATCGGCGAAGCGCCGGGCGAGAACGAGGACAAGCAGGGCGAGCCGTTCGTCGGCCAGGCCGGCAAGCTGCTCGACAACATGCTGCAGTCGCTGTCGCTCAAGCGCGGCGACAACGTGTACATCGCGAACGTGATCAAGTGCCGGCCGCCCGGCAACCGCAACCCGGAGCCGGACGAGGTCGCGAGCTGCGAGCCTTATCTGCAGCGCCAGGTCGCGCTCGTGAGACCGAAGCTGATCGTCGCGCTCGGCCGTTTTGCCGCGCAGACGCTGCTGAAGACGGACGCGAGCATCGCGTCGCTGCGCGGCCGCGTGCATGCGTACGAGGGCGTGCCGGTGATCGTCACTTACCACCCGGCCTACCTGTTGCGCAGCCTGCAGGACAAGTCCAAGGCGTGGGCCGACCTGTGCCTCGCGCGCGACACGTTCCGGCGTGCGGAAGGCGCCGACGCGAACGGCCCGACCGGGCAATGA
- a CDS encoding acyl-CoA-binding protein, whose product MSELTARFDQAQIDVKQLTERPGNLTLLRLYALFKQATDGDAHGDKPGFTDIVGKYKYDAWDALKGTSQDAAKQQYIELVESLKNGTAS is encoded by the coding sequence ATGAGCGAACTCACCGCCCGATTCGACCAGGCCCAGATCGACGTCAAGCAACTGACGGAACGGCCGGGCAACCTGACCCTGCTGCGCCTGTACGCGCTCTTCAAGCAGGCGACCGACGGCGATGCGCACGGCGACAAGCCCGGCTTCACCGACATCGTCGGCAAATACAAATACGATGCGTGGGACGCACTGAAGGGCACGTCGCAGGATGCGGCGAAGCAGCAGTACATCGAACTCGTCGAATCGCTGAAAAACGGCACGGCGTCCTGA
- a CDS encoding DUF1853 family protein: protein MTTGAACAFVDTLHDVAVRDLGWLLASPSLLTAVPGAPLAHPWPDAAGQAAVEGWLAALDARPEPLHRALDGFRPTRLGRYAECLLEYFLTHGPSLRLVAANLPLRSNGRTLGEVDFLVDAPDGRRLHWELAVKCYLCAPVRDGASLADFVGPNLVDRFDRKRSRLLDHQLRLGEHDGFARLGYGAPSDAQMFVKGWLFHPYGAPVSPVSAEIAPDHPRGFWLTHAQWPAWAAAQRDGAAWSVLPRLAWLAPRRAAAGAGVQPEPLASALELPPVLAARQAPDLICIHEKGADGTWRETARGFVVPDDWPGRAQAFAAQDR, encoded by the coding sequence ATGACGACCGGCGCGGCGTGCGCGTTCGTCGATACGCTGCATGACGTCGCGGTGCGCGACCTGGGCTGGCTGCTGGCCAGCCCGAGCCTGCTCACCGCGGTGCCGGGCGCACCGCTCGCCCACCCATGGCCGGATGCGGCCGGGCAAGCGGCCGTCGAAGGGTGGCTCGCCGCGCTCGATGCGCGGCCCGAGCCGCTGCATCGCGCGCTCGACGGGTTTCGGCCCACCCGGCTCGGACGCTACGCCGAATGCCTGCTCGAGTATTTTCTGACGCACGGGCCGTCGCTGCGGCTCGTCGCGGCCAATCTGCCGCTGCGCAGCAACGGCCGCACGCTCGGCGAAGTCGACTTTCTCGTCGACGCGCCGGATGGCCGGCGCCTGCACTGGGAGCTCGCGGTGAAGTGCTATCTGTGCGCGCCGGTGCGCGACGGCGCGTCGCTCGCCGACTTCGTCGGCCCCAATCTCGTCGATCGGTTCGACCGCAAGCGCAGCCGGCTGCTCGATCACCAGTTGCGGCTCGGCGAACACGACGGCTTTGCCCGGCTCGGCTACGGCGCGCCGTCCGACGCGCAGATGTTCGTCAAGGGTTGGCTGTTCCATCCGTACGGCGCACCGGTCTCGCCGGTGTCCGCCGAAATCGCGCCGGATCACCCGCGCGGTTTCTGGTTGACGCACGCGCAGTGGCCGGCGTGGGCGGCCGCGCAGCGTGACGGCGCGGCATGGAGCGTGTTGCCGAGGCTGGCATGGCTGGCGCCGCGGCGTGCCGCCGCCGGCGCGGGTGTCCAGCCCGAGCCGCTGGCGAGCGCACTAGAACTGCCGCCCGTGCTGGCGGCGCGCCAGGCGCCCGACCTGATCTGTATCCATGAAAAGGGTGCCGACGGCACGTGGCGCGAGACGGCGCGCGGTTTCGTCGTGCCCGACGACTGGCCGGGGCGCGCGCAGGCGTTCGCGGCGCAGGATCGCTGA
- a CDS encoding DEAD/DEAH box helicase yields MTSSINSSPLNAIADQALGLDAAAPAAVEPASGEPSFASLGLSPEIVSALQAAGYVKPTPVQQRAIPAGIAGRDLLVSSPTGSGKTAAFMLPAIERFAQLQKTQAQQPRAPREPNQGDRRVRRPQPVARPGLLVLTPTRELAMQVTTAASTYGKHLKRLRTVSILGGVAYGQQLMLLAKNPEILVATPGRLLDHLERGRIDLSELKMLVLDEADRMLDMGFIEDIETIVAATPESRQTMLFSATLDGKIGSLTSRLLKDPERIEIQQRLESRANIAQTVHYVDDRDHKDRLLDHLLRDDALDQAIIFTATKIDADQLAGRLADAGFESAALHGDLPQGARNRTIRALRERRVRVLVATDVAARGIDIPGITHVFNYDLPKFAEDYVHRIGRTGRAGRSGIAVSLVHHAEQGALKRIERFVRSPLPVNVIEGFEPRKAPPRNGGNGGRGRPGGGNGGRRFGGKPGGGYGGNGNGRSYGGGNGGGWSGKPGGSRDGGPRRDGQRSGGPRRSNSAS; encoded by the coding sequence ATGACTTCGAGCATCAACTCCAGCCCGCTCAACGCGATCGCCGACCAGGCGCTCGGTCTCGACGCCGCCGCACCGGCCGCAGTCGAACCGGCGTCGGGCGAGCCGAGCTTCGCGTCGCTCGGGTTGTCGCCGGAGATCGTCTCCGCGCTGCAGGCCGCCGGCTACGTGAAGCCGACGCCGGTGCAGCAGCGCGCGATTCCGGCCGGCATCGCCGGCCGCGACCTGCTGGTGTCGAGCCCGACCGGTTCGGGCAAGACGGCCGCATTCATGCTGCCCGCGATCGAACGTTTCGCACAGCTCCAGAAGACGCAGGCGCAGCAGCCGCGCGCGCCGCGCGAACCGAACCAGGGCGACCGCCGCGTGCGCCGCCCGCAACCCGTCGCGCGCCCGGGCCTGCTCGTGCTGACGCCGACCCGCGAACTCGCGATGCAGGTCACGACGGCCGCGTCGACGTACGGCAAGCATCTGAAGCGCCTGCGCACGGTCAGCATCCTCGGCGGCGTCGCCTACGGCCAGCAGCTGATGCTGCTCGCGAAGAACCCGGAAATCCTGGTCGCCACGCCGGGCCGCCTGCTCGATCACCTCGAGCGCGGCCGCATCGACCTGTCGGAACTGAAGATGCTCGTGCTCGACGAAGCCGACCGCATGCTCGACATGGGCTTCATCGAGGACATCGAAACGATCGTCGCCGCCACGCCGGAATCGCGCCAGACGATGCTGTTCTCGGCCACGCTCGACGGCAAGATCGGTTCGCTGACGAGCCGCCTGTTGAAGGACCCGGAGCGCATCGAGATCCAGCAGCGCCTGGAATCGCGCGCGAACATCGCGCAGACCGTCCATTACGTCGACGACCGCGACCACAAGGATCGCCTGCTCGATCACCTGCTGCGCGACGACGCGCTCGACCAGGCGATCATCTTCACGGCGACCAAGATCGACGCCGACCAGCTCGCCGGCCGTCTGGCCGACGCAGGCTTCGAATCGGCCGCGCTGCACGGCGACCTGCCGCAAGGCGCGCGTAACCGCACGATCCGTGCGCTGCGCGAGCGCCGCGTGCGCGTGCTGGTGGCCACCGACGTCGCGGCCCGCGGCATCGACATCCCGGGCATCACGCACGTGTTCAACTACGACCTGCCGAAGTTCGCGGAAGACTACGTGCACCGTATCGGCCGTACCGGTCGCGCGGGCCGTTCGGGTATCGCGGTGAGCCTCGTGCATCATGCCGAGCAAGGCGCGCTCAAGCGCATCGAGCGCTTCGTGCGCTCGCCGCTGCCGGTCAACGTGATCGAAGGTTTCGAGCCGCGCAAGGCTCCCCCGCGCAACGGCGGCAACGGCGGCCGCGGCCGTCCGGGCGGCGGCAACGGCGGTCGTCGTTTCGGCGGCAAGCCGGGCGGCGGTTATGGCGGCAACGGCAACGGCCGCAGCTACGGCGGCGGCAATGGCGGCGGCTGGAGCGGCAAGCCGGGCGGCAGCCGCGACGGCGGCCCGCGTCGCGACGGTCAGCGCAGCGGCGGCCCGCGCCGCAGCAATTCGGCCTCGTAA
- the rimI gene encoding ribosomal protein S18-alanine N-acetyltransferase, with translation MTGVLLSDRYLAPMTDADLDEVVAIERVAYEFPWSRGNFEDSLRNGYLGVCLRHVTGSLVGYCVLMPVIDEMHLLNLCVAPAAQHAGAGLALLREAVRISRAERLDGVLLEVRPSNPRAIRLYERFGFVTIGRRKNYYPAKHRSREDAIVMRLTLNKDEGDAHGVG, from the coding sequence ATGACGGGTGTCCTGTTGAGCGACCGCTATCTGGCGCCGATGACGGACGCCGATCTCGACGAGGTCGTCGCGATCGAGCGCGTCGCGTACGAATTCCCGTGGAGCCGCGGCAATTTCGAGGATTCGTTGCGCAACGGCTATCTGGGCGTGTGCCTGCGGCACGTGACCGGGTCGCTCGTCGGCTATTGCGTGCTGATGCCCGTGATCGACGAGATGCATTTGCTGAACCTGTGCGTCGCGCCGGCCGCGCAACATGCGGGCGCGGGCCTCGCGCTGCTGCGCGAGGCGGTGCGCATTTCGCGCGCGGAGCGGCTCGACGGCGTGCTGCTCGAGGTGCGGCCGTCCAATCCGCGCGCGATTCGTCTGTACGAGCGCTTCGGCTTCGTGACGATCGGCCGGCGCAAGAACTACTATCCGGCGAAGCATCGCAGCCGGGAGGACGCGATCGTGATGCGTCTGACGCTGAACAAGGACGAGGGGGATGCGCATGGCGTGGGCTGA